AGTACTCAATATGCTTCACAAGTATTTAACCGTTTAGGTTAAAGCGACAGTCATACCAGTGGCTCCTCTACATCCATTTTCAAAACCGATTGTGGATGGAAAATTGCTTCCTAAATCTAGCTTGGTGTTAATTTATTTGTCGCCATTATTTTTCAAATTCTGAATTAAATAGTTAGGAAAAAAATGAAAAAAGTTCTTTTAGTTGAAGATAGCCTCACAGAATCCGAAAAGATGACACGTTACCTAGAGCAAGGAGGATATTCAGTTTATGAAGTTCGTAGTGGTGAAGAGGCTCAACTGCGGTTGAAACAACAAAAACCTGACTTGATCTTACTGGATTTGATTTTGCCAGGCCAAAGTGGATTTGAGTTCTGCCGCAAGTTGAAAGCCGATCCGACAACAAAAGGAATTCCGGTAGTGATTTGCTCAACTAAAAACACAGATGTTGATAGAACTTGGGGCAATATGAGTGGCGCTGATGGCTATTTAGTCAAACCTGTAGACGAAAATACCTTGCTCCAAACTGTTAGTAAATTTATTCGCTAAAGGAAACTGGGGCAATGGTACAGAGCAACGATCGCTTTTCTTCGCTACCCATTAATAGCCAATTTCGACTTGAAAACTCTACCCAAGGAAACAACCAGAGATTTTTAAGATTTCCGTTGAATGGAAAGGTAAATGGGTTACTCCCATTAGCTGATTTGCGGGGAGTAATTCAGGTTGCACTGACCGAGATTTTACCAGTACCGCAGGTAGCAGAATTCCTGTTAGGCATAATGAATTGGCGGGGAGAAGCGATCTGGATTCTTGATTTAGCAGGTTTGTTGGGGGCAACACACTGGTGTCGGCGGGAAAGTGTGCGTAACTCTGGCATGGCGATGCTTGTTCAAGTCCAGAATCAAACCGTCGGGCTGTTGGTAGAGCAAGTCAATACCATTGAAGTTCACGATCCCCAAGAGCGGTTAGAGATTTCGACATCGATGTTACCTGGCCGACTAGGCTCATTCTTACAGGGTTACTTTGTGGATTCTCAAGGTAGCCCTTTGATGTTACTTGACACCCAGGTTGTGATTCAAGCCCTTCAGCCTCTTTAAAGTTCAGAGCTTCCTATACAACGCCAAGGGCGGATGCACAAAGGCTTCTGGACGCTGAAGCCGTTCTAAAAAAATTAGCCCCCTGAAGCATTCTACTTATTAACTCCGACAACCTTCATAGCAAGAAAGATCATGGTAATGCATACACCCAGCCAACCTCGCTCAAATTCCAGCAACGGTTATAAGGAAACCGATAACGGGCATACCGTTGATGTACCAGCAAAACAGCAAATCACCTCCGCTCTAGAAGAATTGCGAAATGAACTGGATCAAGCTGATTGGGTGGAAACAGGGCCGTTGCGAGAGAGAATCCGCAAGTTAAAAGAACTGCTAAGTGCGTTGCCATATCAAGAGGGAGGAGATGGATTAGAGGTAGAGCAAGTACAGGCGATCGCTAGCAAAATCCGCCAATTTTCCGATCTAGATACTTTGCTCGCCACTGTTGTCATAGAGGTACAAAGCGCACTGCAAGCCGATCGCGTGGTGCTGTATGAATTTACGAATCCGACGCTGGGGATAGTTGTTGCGGAAGGGATGAGGGACGGCTTTACCCCAATGCTGAAGGAAAAACTGCCCGCCGTCACTTTTGGGTTGGGTTCTGCCAAGCTTTATCAACAAGAAAAATTAGCTGCGATCGCAGATACCTACACTGCAAGCTTGTCCCCTTACCAAAAGCAGCTCGTGGATCGGTTTCAAATAAGAGCTTGTGTGAGTTTGCCGATTTTAGCAAAAGATGGGGTTTGGGGTTTGTTGGTAGTGCAGCAATGCACTGCTGCTCGCCAGTGGCAAAATGCTGAAATTCAGTTACTAAAATTAATCGAGCAGGAATTAGAAGCGCAACTGCAAGTTGCTGCGATTCAAGCTACATTGCAACAAGAAGTGGAAAAAGACCAAATTCTGGTCGGTGTAGCGAATAAAATTCTCCAGTCCAAAGATGCGGATACCATCTTTCGCGTTGCCACCCAAGAAGTGCGACAGTCGCTAAAATGCGATCGCGTCGCAATCTATCGTTTCCAGCCAGATTGGAGTGGGGAATTTGTAGCTGAATCTGTTGGATCTGAGTGGGTTTCTCTATTAGAAGAACAGCGAAACAACCCAGCAATTGTCAATAACGTTAACTATTGCAGTGTTAGGAACCTTGCAGACGAAGGCGGATTGGCTGGGACAACAGGGCGATCGCACAGTGCAGATAGCTACATTCAGCATACCCAAGGCAAAAATTTCCATCGCGGACAGATTTATCGAGTCACTAATGATATCTATAGTGCTGGTTTTTCTGACTGCTATATCAAAATTTTAGAAGCTTATCAAGCCAAAGCATACATTATTGTTGCCATCTTCCAGGGAGAAAAGTTGTGGGGCTTGCTCGCTGCCTATCAAAATTCTCAGCCTCGTCAGTGGAAAGATAGTGAAGTTCGCCTAATGGTACAGGTTGCAACTCTGTCTAGTATTACTATTCAACAGGTGCAATATCAGCAACAACTTTATCACCGCTCTGAGGAGTCAGCCAAACTTGTTGAACGAGAACGTACTGTTTTCGGCATTATTGAAAAGATTGGGCAAGCAACGGATCTTCGCACCCTTTTCCGCACTGCAACCCAAGAGTTGCGGCGATTTTTAAAATGCGATCGCGTTGTCGTTTATCAATTTCATCCAGACTGGAGTGGAGAAGTTATCGCTGAATCTGTGGGTGCTGGTTGGTCGTCACTGGTGGAGATGCAGGAACAAGACGGCATTTTAAAAACAGGTCTGATATCTTCAGAACGTTGCAATATTAAGGATTATGGCTCCCCTGTTAAAGCTGATGCCGATACCTATCTGAAGGAAACGCAGGGTGGAATGTACGCCAAAGGAACGCGCTTCCGTAAAGTCAACGATATTTCTGCTGCTGGTTTTTCATCTTGCTATTTAGAATCATTAGAGAAGTTCCAAGCCAAAGCATACATCATTGTTCCCGTCTTCCGCGCTGGTAATCTTTGGGGTTTGTTAGCAGCCTATCAGAATTCTGAGGTTCGGCAATGGACTGAAGAAGAGGCAGGTGCTTTGTTGCAGATCGCCGAACCGTTAAGCATTGCCCTCCAGCAAGCTGAATATATCGAACAGCTACGGTTAAAAAATCTAGAAATGACCCAAGTAGCTGAAGTAGAAAACGCGATCGCACGCATGGCAGATCGAATGCGTAATTCCCAACAGCTAGAAACGATTTACCGCACTACCTTGGCAGAATTGCGGCAGTTGTTCAAATGCGATCGCCTTGCAATATATCGCTTCAACTCTGACTGGAGTGGTGAATTTATTGCTGAATCTGTAGGAAGTGACTGGGTGCCTCTGGTTGGTCCCGATATCAAGACCGTATGGGAAGACGAACACCTACAGCAAACCCAGGGCGGACGCTATCGCAACAATGAAACCTTAGCCGTCAATGACATCTATACTGTTGGTTATGCCCAGTGCCACATTGACCTGTTAGAGCAATTCCAGGTTAAAGCCTACACCATCGCCCCCATTTTTGCTGGCAACAAACTTTGGGGTTTGTTAGGAGCTTACCAAAACAGCGGCCCGCGCCAGTGGAATTCCGAGGAAGTGCGATTGCTGACCAAATTGGGCATTCAGTTGGGGTTAAGCGTGCAGCAAGTTGAGTACATCGAACAGCTGAAGATGAAGAATGCAGAGTTGGCGCGGACAGCAGAAGAAGAACAAGTGCTGACAGCGATGGTGGAAAAAATCCGTCAAGCACAGGATATGGACACAATTTTCCTGAATGTACTGCCAAGTTTACGCAAACAACTACAGTGCGATCGCCTAGCAGTATTTCGCTTTCATCCCGACTGGAGTGTGGAGTTTGTTGCCGAATCCGTAAAAGATAAATGGTTGTCTTTAGCTGATTCCGACATCAAAACGATTTGGATGGACGAACATTTACAAGAAACTCAGGGCGGACGCTATCGCAATCATGAAACCTTTGTTGTCAATGATATCTACACTGTCGGTCACGTTCAATGCTACCTAGAGATATTAGAAAAAATCCAGGCTAAGGCTTACGCGATCGCTCCGATCTTTATTGGAAACAAACTCTGGGGCTTTATCGGAGCATACCAAAATACTGGCCCTCGCGAGTGGAAATCCAAGGATGTGCAACTGTTGCGAAAAGTAGCTGTGCAAATGGGTATAGGCTTGCAACAGGTTAAGTATATCGAACAGCTCAAGAATAAGAATGCAGAGTTAGCCAGAACCGCAGAAGGGGAACGAGCATTAACACGGCTGTCAGAAAAAATTCGCCAAGTTCAAGAGCTAGATACAATTTTCCGCAATGCCCTACCAGAATTGCGATCGCATTTGGAATGCGATCGCCTAGCCGTATATCGCTTCAATCCAGATTGGGGTGGGGAGTTTATTGCCGAATCCGTAAGTCGTGAATGGGTGGCTTTGGTTGGTCCCGAGATCAGGACTATATGGGAAGACGAACACCTACAACAAACCCAAGGTGGACGCTATCGCAACAACGAGACGTTTGTGATTAATGACGTTTACACTGCTGGCCATGCCCAGTGCCACTTGAAAATTCTCGAGCAATTTCAGATTAGAGCCTATATCATCACCCCGATTATTGCCGGAAACAAGCTCTGGGGTTTGTTAGGAGCATATCAGAATAGCGGGTCGCGGCAATGGCAAGAGAATGAAGTCAACTTGGTAGCGAAAATCGGCACGCAGTTTGGGGTTGCCGTCCAACAATCGCAATACTTACAACAAACCTTAAGCAAGAATGAGGAACTGATCAAACTGGCAGAACGGGAAGTAGCAAACGCCCGATTTTCCTATCGCCTGCCAAGTCGGTTAACAGAGATGGCCCAAAGTCATGGTAATGTTCTGGAATTTATCCAGTTTGCCACCCACGAACTTCGTCAACTGCTGAAAGTAGATCGAGTTGGAGTTTACCGGTTTGAGCCTGATTGGTCTGGAGAATTTGTCGTTGAGTCTGTGACTGGGGATTGGCCTAAGCTGGTGGGAACTAGCCTTGCCAAAGTTAGAGATACCTATCTCCAGTACAACCAAGGAGGGCGTTATGTCCGCAAAGAAAGTTTGCGGGTTGACAATATATATAGTGTCGGCCATGACGAATGTCACATCCAATTGTTAGAGATGTGGGGAACTAAAGCCTACATGATTTCTCCGATTTTTCAAGAAAATCGGCTATGGGGGCTGATGGGAGTTTATCAAAATAGCGCATCGCGCCAGTGGGAGCAATCCGAGGAGGATGTTCTCAACCAAGCCAGCGTCCAGATTGGTATTGCCCTCAATCTTGCAGACTACCTAACACAGGTGCGTACTCAAGAGCAGCAACTAGCAGAAGCAGCAGAGCGCGAACGCACCGCCCGCGAAAAACTCCAACAAGGAGCTATACGCGTTCTCATGGCTTTGGAACCATCCTTCAGAGGCGATCTGACCGTTCGAGCGCCCCTATCTGAAGATGAAATTGGGACGATCGCCGATGGTTACAACACTACGATCCAAAGTTTGCGAGATTTAGTGCGACAAGTGCAGATTGCTGCTGGCAGGGTGAGTGAAACTTCTAGCGATAACACGATCTCAGTAGTGAAACTATCTGACCAAGCTCAACAGCAGGCAGAACGGCTCGAACACGCTCTAGAACAATTACAAATGATGGTAACTTCCACCCAGATAGTCGCTGCTGATGCCCAAAAAGTAGGACAGGCGGTGCAAAGAGCTAATAACACCGTCCAAGCTGGCGATTCCCTGATGGAAAGAACCGTAGATGGCATTTTGGAGATTCGGGAAACCGTGTCGGAAACAGCGAAGAAGATTAAACGCCTCGGTGAAGCTTCTCAGAAAATCTCGAAAGTAGTCAGTCTGATTGAAAACTTTGCCACTCAAACTAATTTGCTGGCACTCAATGCTGCGATCGAGGCTACCCGTGCCGGAGAGTATGGCAAAGGCTTTGCGGTGGTTGCAGATGAAGTTCGTTCCCTGGCTTATCAGTCGGCTAGTGCCACCACAGAAATTGAGCGACTCGTGCAAGAAATTCAAGCTGGTACCAACGAAGTTACCGAAGCAATGGAAATAGGGATTAGCCAAGTTGTCCAAGGCTCGAACTTGATCGATGAAACTCGTCATTCCCTGAGTGCGATCGTGGTAGCTACCAACGAAATTGGTGGACTGGTACAAGGAATTACCCAAGCAGTTTCCCATCAAAGTCAGCAATCTCAGATGTTGACAGAGGCGATGATGGATGTTTCGGCGATCGCCCGCAAGACTTCAGAAAGTGCCATCCACATTTCCGAGTCTTTTGAGGAACTACGGATGACTTCACAACAACTGGAAACCAGCGTTAGCCAGTTCAAAGTTGATTAATCTCGCAAAACTGTTATGAACCCCGATCCCAGTAATCAAGAGCAGGCTTTTCTTGCTGAAGCGGCAGAGTTGTTGCAAACCATTGAGCAGAATCTGATCGGTTTGCTTGATGAAAAAACAATAGAAAAAGTTCATGCCTTGATGCGAAGCGCCCATACTATCAAAGGGAGTGCTGCCAGTGTTGGGCAAGAAACTATTCAGACAATTGCCCATCATTTGGAAGATGTATTCCAAGCGTTATACGCTCCAGAACTGGAAATCGATCCAGAATTGGGTGCTTTGCTTCTAGATGCTTATGAGTGCCTGCGAACTCCATTGAGTGCAGCCTTGATGGGCTTATCCTGCAATGAGGCAGAAATACTCGATCGCACTGCTTCCATCTTCGCCCAACTTCAACATAAACTAGGCGACTTTTTTGGTCGTGAGGCTCCGCTTCCCAGTTCGGAAGAACTTGGCTTCGATGTCGTAGAGTCAATCTTTTCCGGGAGTGTACCCCAGGATTTGCAACAACTGGAAACTGACATCCAAAGCCAAGATCCGCAACAAATTCAAACAACACTCAACTCCCAAGCAGAATTTTTTGTTGAACTAGCAGCATCTTATGGCTTATCTGGATTAGAAGAAATTGCCCAGGCGACCCTAAACGCGCTCAAAGCACATCCAGACAAAGTATTGCAAATCGCTCAGGCGGCTTTAGAAAATTTTAAAGCAGCTCAAACAGCAGTACTTGCAGGCGATCGCACTCAAGGGGGTGAGATATCTCCACAATTGCGAGAATGGGCAGGGCTAATTACTCCTGTCCCAGAACCGCAACAGCCAGTTGCGATCGCAGCCCCACCAACACCAACGACTACAACTGAGAATCAGCCATCCCCCCTCCTCAGTGCCAGCGAAGCAGAATCAATTTGGTCGTTTTTCCCGAAGCGGACTGATAACTCCGTACCAAAAACACCGGAGGTACTGGCACCTATTTCTCAGGATTCGGTAGTAGCCCCCTCTGCCATAGATCGGATTTTACAGTCAATCTGGATCGGAGATCCACAGACATCCTGCCGATACTCAGACTCAGATCGGCCAGCCTCTCCACCACCAGCGCCAAGCCTCCAGGCTCAGTCATCGGCATCACTTCCCAGTATCCGAGTCGCGATAGAACAACTCGATCGCCTCAGCCATACAATTGGGGAATTGCTAATCAGCGAAAACCAACAAAACCTGCAATCTAACCACATCCACAAAGCAGCCCAAGACACTCTACTACAGTTTTTGTACTGTCAACAACAACTTAGTAAAGTTTTTACTTGGTCGGATCGACATCTGTTGCTTCCCGAACGCAAGCAGCGACATATACATGGATCTCCACGAGTTATCTCTGCTACCGAGGCACAATCCAATTTTGATGCCTTAGAAATGGATAACTATAGCGAGTTGCACATTCTCCTGCAAAATCTTACAGAAGACATGGTGCAATTAGGAGAACATATTGAGGCTGTTAATGGCTTAGTTCAGCAATCTCGCTTCAGTCTCGGAAAGCGCAAGCAACTGCTTTCAGGAGCGCAGGAAGATTTGCTGCAAGCCAGAATGGTTCCACTGGGAACAGTGTTGAATCGATTACCCCGCCTCTTGCAACAGATGGTAGCAACTTATCATAAGCCTGTTGAACTCAAGCTTGGCGGAACGAAGGTACTGGTGGATAAAGCCATTTCTGAGCAGCTATACGATCCCTTGCTGCACATGATTCGCAATGCTTTCGATCACGGCATTGAACCGGTAGAAACCCGCCGCGAGAAGGGTAAACCAGAAACCGGAACAATTACAATTAAAGCTTATCATCAAGGCAACCGCACTACTATTGAGGTACGGGATGATGGTCGAGGCTTTAACTGGGAATCCATTCGTCAGCGAGCTATAGAAAAACACCTGCTGACTCCCGAACAAGCCGCCTACGCCTCAGAAGACCAACTAGCAGAGTTATTATTTGAACCAGGCTTTTCTACCGCCAAGCAGGTTGGTGAGTTATCTGGTCGTGGTATCGGCTTAGATGTGGTTCGCACTCAATTGCAAGCTTTACAAGGTTCGATTGTGGTGCGATCGCTTTCAGGGCAGGGAACCACCTTCATGCTGCAATTGCCCCTGAGCTTGACAACAGCACGCTTGCTCGTTTGTCAATCTCAAGGTATTACTTATGGCTTGCTGTCTGAAGGAGTTAGCCAGGTTTTATTACCGCAGCCAGAGCAGATTCAAGTCCAGCAATCTTTACACGGGCAAGGCAGCCAAAAATTCTGGCAGTGGGGAGAAGGGCAAAATCAGCAACTAGTTCCCATCCGCTCGCTTGCCAATTTGCTGGATTACAAATATCCTTTATTCACCCAAGACCACAATTTAAACCTAAGTCCTTTTCCAGTCAAACAACGAAACACCATCGAACCTCTGCTGCTGTTGCAAACAGAGTATCAATACCTGTGTTTGCAAGTCGATCAGATTTTAGTCGAGCAGGAATTAGTAATTAAATCCCTCGGCAGAGTCTTGACTTTACCTAGTTACATCCAAGGCTACAGCGTGTTGGGCAATGGTAGTCTGACCCTAATCGTTGACCCGTTGGAGTTAGTTCGGCAAACTTGGGAGACAGATATGATGCCGACTTCCCCGGCATCAAGTCTTGCAATATTGCCCGCGCCTGAGCCTGTTCTTGCTCTAGAGGCGCAGCAATCCGCAACTATAACGCAACCGCAACAACAGCCGATGGAAGTCAATACAGCCGTTGCTCAACCTAACCGACTGACAGTGTTAGTCGTGGAAGATTCGGTTGTACAAAGGCAAAGTTTGGTGCAGACGCTCCAAAAAGCCGACTATCAAGTGTTGCAAGCAGGCGATGGTCGAGAGGCGGTCGCTCAATTGGTGCAACACAGTGATGTCGATTTAGTGATTTGTGACATTGAAATGCCGCGTATGAATGGATTTGAGTTTTTAGAACACCATCGCCAAGACGAGCGTTTGTCCGGGATTCCTGTGGTGATGCTGACTACTCGTAGCGGACAGAAGCACCGCCAATTAGCTTTAGCTCTAGGGGCGAAAGCTTACATGACCAAACCCTATTCAGAACAGAGCTTCCTGGCCGCGATCGCTGAACTGGTTCATAGCCCTTAGCCCTCATCTTGTAAATTGCTATGCTTAACACTCCCTTTCCGTTTAAGCGATTATCTGGCGCTGTGAGCGAACGTGACTCATTACGAGTCGTTGTTTTTGCGATCGCAGACTATTTATTTGCCCTGCCAGTTGGTGCAGTTCTCAAGGTGATGGCTTGTCCCCCTATTAGTAGTACGGTTGAAAGTGGTATCGGGATGGTTGACTTGGGAGCGCAAACGATCGCAATTGTGGACTTGCGCCAGAAGTTCATTCAGCAAGTACAAGGCCAACAGGCGCATCAAGTTCCCTCTGCGGTTGACACTTCAGGGCGCTTCCTACTTCTGACTCAAACGCGGACTGGGGAAATTTGTGGCATTCCTGTGGACAAGCCCCCTGCATTAATCGATATTCCTTTAGAAGCAGTGCGTCCGGTGCCGTGGTCTTATCGGCAAGTAGCGGAGTTAAGCTGTGTTAGCCACATGGCTGTTTTGCCTGTAGCACCAAACGAGGAATCACTCAAAGTACTTCTTTTTGGTATGAGCCAGATATTGGCTGATAAGTTGGGGTTGCCCGGAACAACCCCAACCTTGCCTCCTGGGCAGACATCAGGCGAACAACGGCAAAGATTTCTGCGTTTTTCCTTGGGGAATCAAGGAAGTGGATTGCTACCATTTGACTTAATACAGGATATTATTCATCTCGCTAGCCAAGAAATTTCCCCAGCCCCGGCCTTACCAAGTTGGATTTTAGGTTTCTATAATTGGCAAGGACAGATGCTGCGGCTGGTTGACTTGGAACATTTGCTTGGTTATGCGCCGCTTTTGAAGCGGCAGTCACGACCAGAAAAGCCAATGGTTCTGGTTATCGAACTGCAAAATCAGGTAATCGGGTTTTTGGTGGCTCATGTCTACGATGTAGAGTGGCAGGATTTACAGCAAGCACAATCGGCACCAACCGACTTTTCCCCAAACAAACTGCTAAATTTTGTTCGAGGTATTCTGCCAGGCGATCGCTGGATTTTAGACACCAGAGCGATCGCCCAGACATTGCAATGGCAAACCCACTGATTTAACTTGATGCTGCCAAGGAGTTTTCTGTGACGATCGCAACTTTAGACCCTAATTCTGAAACCCAGCCTGTTGAAAATGAAATCCAGATAGAAGAAATTTTGGCTAATGTGGCTCTAATCAAAGCAGTCTTTCAATCTGCTAAGGGACCAAAGGTCGCTCAATTGCAGCAGAAGGTAAGTCAAATCGAAGCTTTTATCCAAGCTTTGGCTAAGGATTCGCCCAGTGACAATGATGAAAATGTTCGAGGGGCTTTTCAGCTCCAGCGAGAACAACTTGCGGCGATCGATCGGCAAATGCAACAGGCAAAAGGTCAAACTGCACTTTTGGAGGTTACAGTCACCGCCTTGCGAGATGTTCTCAACGCCGATCGCGTCCTAATTTATCGTTTTGAGGAAGATAATCGCAGTCGAGCGATCGCCGAGGCTATACAAACGGGTTGGACATCCCTGCTCAACCAATCCCTACCGATAAATTTGTTTGTTAATAAACCCGATGTTGGCGACGGACAAAACTCGCAGGGCAACCTAACTGAAGTATTGGAATTAACTCCCCGCCAACAGCAATTTTGGCAACGGTTTCAGGTGCAAGCTAGCCTGTGCTTGCCCTTGATTGTCAAACAACAGCCTTGGGGTTTTTTAGTTATTCATCATTGCCTTCAACCCCGACAATGGCAGGAAGCAGAGCGCAGTTTGCTGCAACAAGTAGGAATGATGTTGACAATTAACTTGCGCTGGGCTGAAATAGTAGCTCCACCTGCTCAACAGCTTGAATCCCTCGATCGCTCACAGTTACTAGTGCCATTGCAGCAGGTGAGCCAGACCGTACAAGAAGGAGTAAGAATCGCCGAGCTTGCCAACGAGCATTTAATGTCTATTCAAGATACTGTTGCTATTACTAATAAACAGCTGCAATACCTTGGTGAATTCTGTCAGCAAGCTTCTGGCTTTGTTCGCCTTGTGGAAGGCTTGAGTACCAAAATTCAGGTTTTGTCTTTGAATACAGCCATCGAAGCAACAAAAGCTAACGACCAGGAACAAGGTTTGCTAGCTGCTGCCGAACAGGTGGAAATTCTCGCCCGTCAAGCCCGCGACAGCACCCTAAATATAGAGGAATGGTTCCAAGAACTCCAAGTGGCAGCAGCAGACGTTGCTTCTGCTATCGAACCGTGCGATCGCCAAATCAGTGCGGGGCTGGAGTCAATCGCCCAAATCCAAGAGCAATTTAGAGTGATCGCCGACATCGCTGCTTGTACCCTCAAATCAATGTCGAAGCCATAGAATTGTCACAAACCCCATAGAAACTGAGAGTTGTTTTCATGAGTACCGATTTTGTCCCCCAACCGCAGAACGACGATCGCTTTCTAGAAGAAGCGATCGATCTGTTGCTGTTCTTGGAGCAGGAGTTGCCTAACTATACAAAAGACAGTAACCCTGGTACAGCTTTGGCTCTCATGGAAGCTGCTAGCTCTCTGCATTCGATTGCCATAGCAGCCGAGCTAGATGCCATTGCTATAGTTGCGGCTGCACTAGAAGAGATTTTTCAGCTTCTGCATCAGTATCGGGCAACTGTCAACGCCCCAATCGCCTCCCTGTTGTCAGAAGGATTAGATTGCTTACAGATGCTGTTGATGGCATTTTTAACAGCCTCGCAAATTGACGAAGTAGAAATTCTGGAGCGGATGTCTGCCATTGTTGCTCGTCTACAAGCAGAGTTTGGCGATTCCCAGGAAACAAACCTTGAGATATCGATAGAGCAACCGCAGGAACATCAACCAGTTAT
The Nostoc punctiforme PCC 73102 genome window above contains:
- a CDS encoding GAF domain-containing protein; this translates as MVMHTPSQPRSNSSNGYKETDNGHTVDVPAKQQITSALEELRNELDQADWVETGPLRERIRKLKELLSALPYQEGGDGLEVEQVQAIASKIRQFSDLDTLLATVVIEVQSALQADRVVLYEFTNPTLGIVVAEGMRDGFTPMLKEKLPAVTFGLGSAKLYQQEKLAAIADTYTASLSPYQKQLVDRFQIRACVSLPILAKDGVWGLLVVQQCTAARQWQNAEIQLLKLIEQELEAQLQVAAIQATLQQEVEKDQILVGVANKILQSKDADTIFRVATQEVRQSLKCDRVAIYRFQPDWSGEFVAESVGSEWVSLLEEQRNNPAIVNNVNYCSVRNLADEGGLAGTTGRSHSADSYIQHTQGKNFHRGQIYRVTNDIYSAGFSDCYIKILEAYQAKAYIIVAIFQGEKLWGLLAAYQNSQPRQWKDSEVRLMVQVATLSSITIQQVQYQQQLYHRSEESAKLVERERTVFGIIEKIGQATDLRTLFRTATQELRRFLKCDRVVVYQFHPDWSGEVIAESVGAGWSSLVEMQEQDGILKTGLISSERCNIKDYGSPVKADADTYLKETQGGMYAKGTRFRKVNDISAAGFSSCYLESLEKFQAKAYIIVPVFRAGNLWGLLAAYQNSEVRQWTEEEAGALLQIAEPLSIALQQAEYIEQLRLKNLEMTQVAEVENAIARMADRMRNSQQLETIYRTTLAELRQLFKCDRLAIYRFNSDWSGEFIAESVGSDWVPLVGPDIKTVWEDEHLQQTQGGRYRNNETLAVNDIYTVGYAQCHIDLLEQFQVKAYTIAPIFAGNKLWGLLGAYQNSGPRQWNSEEVRLLTKLGIQLGLSVQQVEYIEQLKMKNAELARTAEEEQVLTAMVEKIRQAQDMDTIFLNVLPSLRKQLQCDRLAVFRFHPDWSVEFVAESVKDKWLSLADSDIKTIWMDEHLQETQGGRYRNHETFVVNDIYTVGHVQCYLEILEKIQAKAYAIAPIFIGNKLWGFIGAYQNTGPREWKSKDVQLLRKVAVQMGIGLQQVKYIEQLKNKNAELARTAEGERALTRLSEKIRQVQELDTIFRNALPELRSHLECDRLAVYRFNPDWGGEFIAESVSREWVALVGPEIRTIWEDEHLQQTQGGRYRNNETFVINDVYTAGHAQCHLKILEQFQIRAYIITPIIAGNKLWGLLGAYQNSGSRQWQENEVNLVAKIGTQFGVAVQQSQYLQQTLSKNEELIKLAEREVANARFSYRLPSRLTEMAQSHGNVLEFIQFATHELRQLLKVDRVGVYRFEPDWSGEFVVESVTGDWPKLVGTSLAKVRDTYLQYNQGGRYVRKESLRVDNIYSVGHDECHIQLLEMWGTKAYMISPIFQENRLWGLMGVYQNSASRQWEQSEEDVLNQASVQIGIALNLADYLTQVRTQEQQLAEAAERERTAREKLQQGAIRVLMALEPSFRGDLTVRAPLSEDEIGTIADGYNTTIQSLRDLVRQVQIAAGRVSETSSDNTISVVKLSDQAQQQAERLEHALEQLQMMVTSTQIVAADAQKVGQAVQRANNTVQAGDSLMERTVDGILEIRETVSETAKKIKRLGEASQKISKVVSLIENFATQTNLLALNAAIEATRAGEYGKGFAVVADEVRSLAYQSASATTEIERLVQEIQAGTNEVTEAMEIGISQVVQGSNLIDETRHSLSAIVVATNEIGGLVQGITQAVSHQSQQSQMLTEAMMDVSAIARKTSESAIHISESFEELRMTSQQLETSVSQFKVD
- a CDS encoding hybrid sensor histidine kinase/response regulator, producing MNPDPSNQEQAFLAEAAELLQTIEQNLIGLLDEKTIEKVHALMRSAHTIKGSAASVGQETIQTIAHHLEDVFQALYAPELEIDPELGALLLDAYECLRTPLSAALMGLSCNEAEILDRTASIFAQLQHKLGDFFGREAPLPSSEELGFDVVESIFSGSVPQDLQQLETDIQSQDPQQIQTTLNSQAEFFVELAASYGLSGLEEIAQATLNALKAHPDKVLQIAQAALENFKAAQTAVLAGDRTQGGEISPQLREWAGLITPVPEPQQPVAIAAPPTPTTTTENQPSPLLSASEAESIWSFFPKRTDNSVPKTPEVLAPISQDSVVAPSAIDRILQSIWIGDPQTSCRYSDSDRPASPPPAPSLQAQSSASLPSIRVAIEQLDRLSHTIGELLISENQQNLQSNHIHKAAQDTLLQFLYCQQQLSKVFTWSDRHLLLPERKQRHIHGSPRVISATEAQSNFDALEMDNYSELHILLQNLTEDMVQLGEHIEAVNGLVQQSRFSLGKRKQLLSGAQEDLLQARMVPLGTVLNRLPRLLQQMVATYHKPVELKLGGTKVLVDKAISEQLYDPLLHMIRNAFDHGIEPVETRREKGKPETGTITIKAYHQGNRTTIEVRDDGRGFNWESIRQRAIEKHLLTPEQAAYASEDQLAELLFEPGFSTAKQVGELSGRGIGLDVVRTQLQALQGSIVVRSLSGQGTTFMLQLPLSLTTARLLVCQSQGITYGLLSEGVSQVLLPQPEQIQVQQSLHGQGSQKFWQWGEGQNQQLVPIRSLANLLDYKYPLFTQDHNLNLSPFPVKQRNTIEPLLLLQTEYQYLCLQVDQILVEQELVIKSLGRVLTLPSYIQGYSVLGNGSLTLIVDPLELVRQTWETDMMPTSPASSLAILPAPEPVLALEAQQSATITQPQQQPMEVNTAVAQPNRLTVLVVEDSVVQRQSLVQTLQKADYQVLQAGDGREAVAQLVQHSDVDLVICDIEMPRMNGFEFLEHHRQDERLSGIPVVMLTTRSGQKHRQLALALGAKAYMTKPYSEQSFLAAIAELVHSP
- a CDS encoding chemotaxis protein CheW, coding for MVQSNDRFSSLPINSQFRLENSTQGNNQRFLRFPLNGKVNGLLPLADLRGVIQVALTEILPVPQVAEFLLGIMNWRGEAIWILDLAGLLGATHWCRRESVRNSGMAMLVQVQNQTVGLLVEQVNTIEVHDPQERLEISTSMLPGRLGSFLQGYFVDSQGSPLMLLDTQVVIQALQPL
- a CDS encoding response regulator transcription factor, with product MKKVLLVEDSLTESEKMTRYLEQGGYSVYEVRSGEEAQLRLKQQKPDLILLDLILPGQSGFEFCRKLKADPTTKGIPVVICSTKNTDVDRTWGNMSGADGYLVKPVDENTLLQTVSKFIR